A portion of the Kribbella jejuensis genome contains these proteins:
- a CDS encoding type IV pilus twitching motility protein PilT has product MISLARGSRVDLLLEELWNAGGTDLLLTAGMPPQIRVHGRLYSVHGLDPLTRNDTDALLAEVLTPEQATDWNTKHEHDFSFSWRDEARIRGNAFTQRGDTAVALRMIPREIPTMEELGLPPVLYDFARKHQGLVLVTGPTGSGKSTTLAAMIGKINTDRACHIITVEDPIEYVHDHKLSAVNQREVGSDTASFPDALRSALREDPDVLLVGEMRDLESIRFALTIAETGHLVFATLHTNDTAQSLGRIIDVFPGEQQAQVRVQLAAALTGVVYQRLVPRIGGGLVAAYEVMVADAAVRNLIKEGKTHQLRNSVVTGQRDGMQTLEQSLSTLVQNGIVSYDDAVARSLYPKDVEARPRLHAGVTA; this is encoded by the coding sequence ATGATCAGTCTTGCTCGTGGCAGCCGGGTCGACCTGCTGCTCGAAGAGTTGTGGAACGCGGGCGGCACCGACCTCCTGCTGACCGCGGGCATGCCGCCGCAGATCCGTGTGCACGGCCGGCTGTACTCGGTCCACGGCCTGGACCCCCTGACCCGCAACGACACCGACGCCCTGCTCGCCGAGGTACTCACCCCCGAACAGGCGACCGACTGGAACACCAAGCACGAACACGACTTTTCGTTCTCGTGGCGCGACGAGGCCCGGATTCGCGGCAACGCGTTCACGCAGCGCGGTGACACCGCCGTGGCGCTCCGGATGATCCCGCGCGAGATCCCGACGATGGAGGAGCTCGGCCTGCCGCCCGTGCTGTACGACTTCGCTCGCAAGCACCAGGGCCTGGTTCTGGTCACCGGCCCGACCGGCTCCGGCAAGTCGACCACGCTGGCCGCGATGATCGGCAAGATCAACACGGACCGCGCCTGCCACATCATCACCGTCGAGGACCCGATCGAGTACGTCCACGACCACAAGCTGTCCGCGGTGAACCAGCGCGAGGTAGGCAGCGACACGGCAAGCTTCCCGGACGCCCTGCGCTCCGCACTGCGCGAGGATCCCGACGTACTGCTCGTCGGTGAGATGCGCGACCTGGAGTCCATCCGCTTCGCGCTCACGATCGCCGAGACCGGCCACCTGGTGTTCGCGACCCTGCACACCAACGACACTGCGCAGTCCCTCGGCCGCATCATCGACGTCTTCCCCGGTGAGCAGCAGGCACAGGTCCGGGTCCAGTTGGCCGCGGCCCTCACCGGTGTCGTGTACCAACGGCTGGTCCCAAGGATCGGCGGCGGCCTCGTCGCGGCGTACGAGGTGATGGTCGCCGACGCCGCGGTACGCAACCTGATCAAGGAAGGCAAGACGCATCAGCTGCGCAACTCGGTCGTCACCGGCCAGCGTGACGGCATGCAGACGCTCGAGCAGTCGCTCTCGACGCTGGTACAGAACGGCATCGTCTCGTACGACGATGCGGTCGCGCGCAGCCTCTACCCGAAGGACGTCGAGGCACGTCCGCGCCTGCACGCGGGGGTGACGGCATGA
- a CDS encoding type IV pilin protein, which yields MLNRIHEARRNQSGFTLIELLMVIVILGILSGIVVFAVKGIQDRGDLAACKSEVKTIAVAEEANYAQKGAYADLGGLVTNGFLRPGTPKYVASADGTTGALTMAAAGVPTGCAAG from the coding sequence ATGCTCAACCGAATCCACGAAGCCCGGCGCAATCAGTCCGGCTTCACCCTGATCGAACTCCTGATGGTCATCGTCATCCTCGGCATCCTGTCGGGGATCGTCGTCTTTGCCGTCAAGGGCATCCAAGACCGTGGTGACCTGGCCGCCTGCAAGTCCGAGGTCAAGACCATCGCGGTCGCCGAAGAAGCCAACTACGCACAGAAGGGCGCCTACGCCGACCTGGGCGGCCTGGTCACCAACGGGTTCCTGCGCCCAGGCACGCCGAAGTATGTAGCGAGTGCCGACGGGACGACTGGCGCCTTGACGATGGCCGCGGCGGGCGTGCCGACTGGCTGCGCTGCCGGCTGA